From Triticum aestivum cultivar Chinese Spring chromosome 7B, IWGSC CS RefSeq v2.1, whole genome shotgun sequence:
TGTATAGATTCTTATCTTTATCTCTCTCTTCATTCTCGTACCAATAGATGCCTCCCATTACACCCTCATCATCTTGAAACCTCACACGCCAATCACGCGGATATGGTGGTTCCGTCAATATCCTGCGATAATCTTCGTTGGAGGACAACTTGAGCGATCTGATTAGATTACTGATGGCAACCGTCAGAATCTTCCTTGCCGCGGATGACATTAAAGCCAAATTGAATTCCAGATTCCCAATGAACCATTGTTGGACAACAGTTGAAGGCAGTGCGTCCTTCAAGTCCTCATGCAATTCATCAAGAAAGACAGGCAACTTGCCATCTGCATCCTCATAATTTGGTGTCATGAGCACGTCCACTGTCCCAAAATCGTTCTTCCTCTCCAAGGGTGTGCACTGCTCAAGATTGAAGATGTCTCGTTTAGAAAGTGCCACGGGACTTGGCGTTGTGCTTTTCAGAATGCGGCACTCCAACGGCCGGCCTAGATATCTGAAGAAATAGACGTCCTGCTCGGCAAAGTCGCCATCCCAGCTTTGCCCAACCCTGTGCTTGCCAAGCACAAATAGCAAGATGGCCAAATATAATTCCGTGCCAAAAGTGCTTGCAGCTCTACATGTTTCCTGTCCACGGATGATTTTAATGATCCTCACAAGGTCTTCTTTTTTTGCCTTGACTTCTGTCAGTGGGAAAACTTCTATAGGCTTGTTACTGAAAGAAACACTAGCCCCCTCAACAAATTTCTTCCTCTGCTCGTTCTTCATCTCATTGCACTGCTCATTGAAGAAGGCACGTACCACTGATCTTAGCCACTGATATGAGCTGCAACATAAAGAAACCAAATAGATGAGTACCCCAAAGCCTAAATAAGAGAGGTGGGGTAAATACCAACTCAGGAAGGGCAATACAGATCTCAAGCCAAGACTGAATAACTCAGCACCTATTTAAATCAAGATTTTTATTAGAAGGCTAACTGGAGCAATCCTTGCAACATGACGCAGCTCGTTATTCTTAAACATCACGACAAAACTGAGAACACTTCAGAAAAGGATGTTGGCAGTCAAAAAAATTTAACGCTGGTCCATGTACTCTCTTTTTAGTGTTTCCCGTTAGAGCAATTAAAAAAATCCAGAATACTGAAGACATAAACCAAACTAAATGACGAGCACCAAAGCTAAATAGGACAGCTGAGATAACACCAACTCAGGGGGAAACATATGTCCAACCAAGCCTAAATAACTCAGCGTCAAATGAGTGGCTTTAGCCTTTACATGCCTTTACCATATATTTCATGGTTAACCATTTTCGTTCAAAAGTCCAGCATTTGATACATGCCCTCATTTGCATGTCGCAGCCAaataaaataatactccctccgatccgaaTTAATTGACGCAACCTCTATAAAATTTGTATGGAGGGTGGTATGGAGgctgcgtcaattaatttggatccgAGGGAGTAATTGAATTCATACACAACTTcaataaaagaagaaaaaaaaaaagaaTACATGTGCATGCAAGTGATTAAGGGAAGTGTTATATTTTACCTGTCATTGTCATTGCCAATGGCGAGAGCGAGATCAATATTGGTAAGGAGGTGCTCAAAGTCGACAGTAAGAACCGAACAGCCTCGTCTAGCCAGTGAGGCAACCTCTGCCTTGTAAAGGGCGCATTTTTCGCCGTCGAGTATGTAGCTACATGGAAAATACAGATCAGTAACTGGTGTGGGAAGACATTTCTTCAACATGACACACAATCTGTCTATCTGAGCAAACATACCCTCTTAGGATCTCTAGAAGTGAGTTTGCCAGTAAGCTGTTTTTGCTGCTGAGCTGTTGTTGTTGATGCTGCCCGGCTCTGTGCAGAGGGGCAAGGGGCGGCGAGCGGTGTGGTGAGGCGGAGCTGCCCGGTGGTATTTCTTGGGTTCCGCGACCGCGCGAGGGGGGTGGGTGGTAGGAGCGGCCCGTGCTGCCCTGCTGCAGTGTTCCCGGAGAGGGAGACATCGGCGACGGCAGGTTTTGGCCGGCCGATGAGGAACCGATGACCGCCGGCGATGAAGGCGGCGGATCGGGGTGGACGGTCGGCTGGGCCACTTGGGGGGGCCGCAATGCGCCGACGACCGGCGGCTTCGCTGCACCGTCGACCGGCGGCGGTTGGCGTCCGCGACCGCGACCGCTTGATGTACGGGTGGAAGGAGCGCCCCCCGCGTGAGCTGCCCCGAGGAGAGCGGCCCGAGTGGCCCTGCTGCGACCGATGCTGTGTCCCCGACGGCGGCGGCTGGTTCCGGTGGGCCGATGAGGAACCGGTGACTGCAGGCGATGAAGGCGGCGGATCTGGGACGGGGACGGGCGGCTGGGCGGCTTGGGGGGCCTGCAATGCGCCGTCGACCGGCGGAACAGGCTTGCGCCGCCAGATGGGCTCCTCCTTCTTCTGGTTCtgcttgggcgccatggcggctcaCCGGCCGTCGCGGCACAAGCACGACGCTTTCTCTTCTTGCTTTGCTTTgggtggcggcgcggcgcggcgcttCACTCCACTTCGCTATTGACCACCACCGAGACCTAGGGTTTCACATCTGCGAAGGGGTAAAGTAAAAAATGGATCCCAATGCTGGTCCGTCTTTCTCTACGCTAGCGCTTGGTTAGAGTACATCGCTCAAAACCACCATATATACCATAAAAAAAAGGAAACGTTAACCGTTGCGCCGGTCCCGCGCGACGCGTTCGATGAAAGAGCGATCCTGTGGCCCAGCGCGCTCGTCCCCCTTAGGCCCACCTTATCCCTTCCTGGTTGTCTTCCTCCTCAGCCCGTCTCCTTTCTTTTTTGCATCTCCATGGCCTGGTCCCAGCCATGGACGCGGGCACCCTCGAGCTTgacctctccccctcctctctctctctctctctctctctctctctctctctctctctctctcttcccgccCAGCGTCGGCACCCGCGCTCGACTTGTGGACGTCCCAGctggccggagctcggtggtgcTGAAGGATCCAGATAGAAGGGAGGCGGCGGATGTCGAGGGCGAGGCGGCAGCTCGCCGCCAGATGCTCCCGCCGCGGCACGGCCAGGAGCTCACCGCCAGATGCTCCTACCACGTCCCACCAGATGACGGGGCTCACCGAGGACGCCTCTGTCGTGCGCCTCGGGATGTCGTGGTGTAGTCCGCCCGCCTACGGTCTCGCCATGTCCCGATCCAAATCGGCCGAGGTTCTCGCCGGTCCACTCGTGGATCGGGTCAACGCAGACGAACAACGGTGAAGGGCGGATCTAGAGGCGGGAGGTCAATTCTAGTCAGATTCGGAGCCCAACGGTGTCGGTGAAGCTTGATGGCTCCATGAGGAAGGTCTCCTGCATACGGGACAGAGAGTGGgaagtttgagagagagagagagagagaaaccaaaggaaaaaaatgagagatATGGAAGAGGGACGCTGGGAGGGCTCGTGAGGGTCACCGCGAAGGGGAGATGGAGAGGGGAagtgatgaccaacaagtataggggatcacaagcattaagcacagcaaagtcatagcaacatcaatctcacaacatagtggatactaggaatcaagccTAACACACTAACATGATTGCATAAGAAATCTCATCCATCTCCATCTACCTCCAGTatgcctacaatggaattactcactcccggtggtgagcatcatgaaagtgttgatggagaagggttgttgatgacgacggcgatgaaacCCCCTCCTCAAAGCCCCAagcggactccagatcaggcctcccgatgaagaacaagaggtggcggcggcatttctctctgatttttttctcgggAAGATGTAATATATAGGATTGGAATTCGGTCAGACGGGGGCTCGTGGGGCCCACAAGCTCGCTAGGCGTGCCCTCGAGGTGTAGGCgcacccccaggcttgtggcctggTGGTGCCCCCCTCCGGCAGTTCATTGCTCTGGTATTTGTCTTTTGTTCATAAAAAAAATCCCCGTAAAGTTTCGTctcagaacttttatttctgcaagaaAATAACACCAAGGTAGTCCTGCTGAAAACATTGTGAGccagggttagtttcatccaaataaGGCAAATTTGAGCCTAAAATAAGAgcacaagtgtttggaaaagtagatacgttgaagacgtatcaactcccccaagttcaactaattgcttgtcctcaagcaattcaattgataaactggcAATGATATTTTTTTTACAAACTCATTTGTTCTTGTTTTTGTATATAAGCTTATCACTACCAGAAACATGTTATTCCATGACGGATTTCTGATGACGTTCCCAGAAACCGTCACGGATGGGTGCCATCCATGACAGTTTCATGGATCTGTCATTGATACGCACGAAGTTGACTACTCCCGCACGCATATGTATCTTTACACAGTACCTTGACCGTCATGGATTAGCTATTGCACACGTGTCATCCTAGGATTGGACCACGCCGTCGAACAGCACGTGGGCGGGCCGAGCTGTTATTCCTTTGTAGACGGAAGTACAAATAAAAAATTGCTCGAGTGTAAGAGAAGTTCCACTCAGC
This genomic window contains:
- the LOC123162106 gene encoding uncharacterized protein; the encoded protein is MSPSPGTLQQGSTGRSYHPPPSRGRGTQEIPPGSSASPHRSPPLAPLHRAGQHQQQQLSSKNSLLANSLLEILRGYILDGEKCALYKAEVASLARRGCSVLTVDFEHLLTNIDLALAIGNDNDSSYQWLRSVVRAFFNEQCNEMKNEQRKKFVEGASVSFSNKPIEVFPLTEVKAKKEDLVRIIKIIRGQETCRAASTFGTELYLAILLFVLGKHRVGQSWDGDFAEQDVYFFRYLGRPLECRILKSTTPSPVALSKRDIFNLEQCTPLERKNDFGTVDVLMTPNYEDADGKLPVFLDELHEDLKDALPSTVVQQWFIGNLEFNLALMSSAARKILTVAISNLIRSLKLSSNEDYRRILTEPPYPRDWRVRFQDDEGVMGGIYWYENEERDKDKNLYKNTMESVIEYAKNTHDHCHKYLEGEKRLDDFDESELLIAVKLPGVLGKLVKDLMKLNLMEDLLAEVRAIYCSSRSAQKEPATAMLYVHDEVHGTQNETTEQSGER